In one Actinomycetes bacterium genomic region, the following are encoded:
- a CDS encoding multifunctional oxoglutarate decarboxylase/oxoglutarate dehydrogenase thiamine pyrophosphate-binding subunit/dihydrolipoyllysine-residue succinyltransferase subunit — MSSQAPSSNPLGAFGPNEWLVDEIYQQYLKDKNSVDPAWWDFFADYQPGDVTLPRPAQPLDEGSAGPAAPAAQAAPAPVTAPTPTPAPAAPVAPAAAVPASHDGTTSPLRGPAARVVANMEASLSVPTATSVRAIPAKLLIDNRVVINNFLRRSRGGKVSFTHLIGWALVQALKVMPEMNRSFTEVDGKPGVTEHDHVNLGLAIDMTKPDGTRQLLVPSIKSAELMDFNTFWASYEDLVRRARTNKLTVEDFQGTTVSLTNPGTIGTVHSVPRLMAGQGTIIGVGAMEYPAEYQGAAEETMARLAVSKTLTLTSTYDHRIIQGAQSGDFLRLVHQRLLGADEFYDGIFAALRIPYEPVRWSQDILVSHEDDVSKVARVQQLIHAYRVRGHLMADTDPLDYKQRRHPDLDIANHGLTLWDLDREFATGGFSGQPLAKLRDILGVLRDSYCRTVGIEYMFIQDPEQREWIQEQVEQDPKRCSGEEQLRILRRLNAAEAFETFLQTKYVGQKRFSLEGGESAIVVLDAILGAAAQARLEEVCIGMPHRGRLNVLANIVGKSYGQIFREFEGNLDPSSAHGSGDVKYHLGAEGTFTAEDGSATKVSLVSNPSHLEAVDPVLEGFVRAKQDMLDRGEEFPILPILMHGDAAFAGQGVVAETLELSQLRGYRTGGTVHVIVNNQVGFTTSPAASRSSTYATDVARTIQAPIFHVNGDDPEACVRVARLAFEFRQAFHKDVVIDVVCYRRRGHNEADDPSLTQPLMYNLIDNKRSVRKLYTEALIGRGDITVEEAESALRDYRDQLEKVFQESRATADEGSISDRTSQVERDGQQRLKPQRPTVEIPTAISAEVVTRVVDSQLNLPEGFTVHPRLAPQLQRRAEMVEQDTIDWGMGEALAVGSLLTEGQAVRLAGQDSRRGTFGHRHMVIVDRATGWAYKPLKQCYDNGGKLYVYDSPLSEFAAVGFEYGYSVARPEALVMWEGQFGDFANGAQTIVDEFIAPGEQKWNQRASVVLLLPHGYEGQGPDHSSARVERYLQLCAQDNMTVAMPSTPASYFHLLRWQVHSRYRRPLIVFTPKSMLRLKAAASPMADFTSGHFRTVLQDTAADPQSVRRVVLCSGKVYYDLEAERQAKGITDTAIVRVERLYPLATRSIPEALAAFPHAQEVRWVQEEPANQGAWPFMALNLPEVIGRPLVPVTRPASSSPAVGSHHWHDTEQRAIVEAAFADSIG, encoded by the coding sequence GTGTCGTCCCAGGCCCCCTCAAGCAACCCGCTCGGTGCCTTCGGGCCGAACGAGTGGCTGGTCGATGAGATCTACCAGCAGTACCTGAAGGACAAGAACTCCGTCGACCCCGCCTGGTGGGACTTCTTCGCTGACTACCAGCCGGGTGACGTGACGCTCCCTCGACCCGCGCAGCCGCTGGACGAAGGGTCCGCAGGACCCGCCGCACCGGCGGCCCAGGCAGCGCCGGCACCGGTCACGGCCCCGACACCCACCCCCGCGCCCGCTGCGCCGGTTGCCCCCGCAGCCGCCGTCCCCGCGTCGCACGACGGGACCACCAGCCCGCTGCGCGGCCCGGCCGCCCGGGTCGTGGCCAACATGGAGGCCAGCCTCAGCGTCCCCACGGCGACGAGTGTCCGGGCCATCCCCGCGAAGCTGCTCATCGACAACCGGGTCGTGATCAACAACTTTCTGCGGCGCAGCCGCGGCGGCAAGGTCTCCTTCACCCACCTGATCGGATGGGCGCTCGTCCAGGCGCTCAAGGTGATGCCGGAGATGAACCGCTCGTTCACCGAGGTGGACGGCAAGCCCGGCGTCACCGAGCACGACCACGTGAACCTTGGCCTGGCCATCGACATGACCAAGCCGGACGGGACCCGCCAGCTGCTGGTGCCGTCGATCAAGTCCGCCGAGCTGATGGACTTCAACACGTTCTGGGCGTCCTACGAGGACCTCGTCCGGCGGGCCCGAACGAACAAGCTCACGGTCGAGGACTTCCAGGGCACCACGGTGAGCCTGACCAACCCCGGCACCATCGGCACGGTCCACTCGGTGCCGCGGCTGATGGCCGGCCAGGGCACGATCATCGGCGTGGGTGCCATGGAGTACCCGGCCGAGTACCAGGGGGCGGCCGAGGAGACGATGGCCCGGCTGGCTGTCAGCAAGACCCTCACGCTGACCTCGACCTACGACCACCGCATCATCCAGGGGGCCCAGTCCGGCGACTTCCTGCGCCTGGTGCACCAGCGGCTGCTCGGCGCGGACGAGTTCTACGACGGCATCTTCGCCGCGCTGCGCATCCCCTACGAGCCGGTCCGGTGGAGCCAGGACATCTTGGTTTCCCACGAGGACGACGTCAGCAAGGTGGCCAGGGTCCAGCAGCTGATCCACGCCTACCGGGTCCGCGGCCACCTGATGGCCGACACCGATCCGCTGGACTACAAGCAGCGCCGGCACCCCGACCTCGACATCGCCAACCACGGGCTGACCCTGTGGGACCTCGACCGCGAGTTCGCCACCGGCGGGTTCAGCGGCCAGCCCCTGGCCAAGCTGCGGGACATCCTCGGCGTGCTGCGCGACTCGTACTGCCGCACCGTCGGCATCGAGTACATGTTCATCCAGGACCCGGAGCAGCGGGAGTGGATCCAGGAGCAGGTGGAGCAGGACCCGAAGCGCTGCTCCGGCGAGGAGCAGCTGCGGATCCTGCGCCGGCTGAACGCGGCCGAGGCGTTCGAGACCTTCCTGCAGACCAAGTACGTGGGGCAGAAGCGGTTCTCCCTCGAAGGTGGCGAGTCGGCCATCGTCGTCCTGGACGCGATCCTCGGTGCGGCCGCGCAGGCCCGGCTCGAGGAGGTCTGCATCGGCATGCCGCACCGCGGCCGGCTCAACGTGCTGGCCAACATCGTGGGCAAGAGCTACGGGCAGATCTTCCGCGAGTTCGAGGGGAACCTCGACCCGAGCAGCGCCCACGGGTCCGGCGACGTGAAGTACCACCTCGGTGCCGAAGGCACGTTCACCGCCGAGGACGGCTCCGCCACCAAGGTCTCGCTGGTGTCCAACCCCAGCCACCTGGAGGCGGTCGACCCGGTGCTCGAGGGATTCGTCCGCGCCAAGCAGGACATGCTCGACCGCGGCGAGGAGTTCCCCATCCTGCCGATCCTCATGCACGGGGACGCCGCCTTCGCCGGCCAGGGCGTGGTCGCCGAGACCCTCGAGCTGAGCCAGCTGCGCGGCTACCGCACCGGTGGCACGGTCCATGTGATCGTCAACAACCAGGTCGGGTTCACCACGTCCCCGGCGGCCAGCCGCTCGTCGACCTACGCCACCGACGTGGCCCGCACCATCCAGGCCCCGATCTTCCACGTCAACGGCGACGACCCGGAGGCCTGCGTCCGGGTGGCACGGCTCGCCTTCGAGTTCCGCCAGGCGTTCCACAAGGACGTCGTCATCGATGTCGTGTGCTACCGCCGTCGCGGGCACAACGAGGCGGACGACCCGTCGCTGACCCAGCCGCTCATGTACAACCTGATCGACAACAAGCGGTCGGTTCGCAAGCTGTACACCGAGGCGCTGATCGGCCGCGGCGACATCACGGTCGAGGAGGCCGAGAGCGCGCTGCGCGACTACCGCGACCAGCTGGAGAAGGTGTTCCAGGAGTCGCGGGCGACGGCCGACGAGGGCTCGATCAGCGACCGCACCAGCCAGGTGGAGCGCGACGGGCAGCAGCGGCTGAAGCCGCAGCGACCCACCGTCGAGATCCCCACGGCGATCAGCGCCGAGGTGGTCACGCGCGTCGTCGACTCCCAGCTGAACCTGCCGGAGGGCTTCACTGTCCACCCGCGCCTCGCGCCGCAGCTGCAGCGTCGGGCCGAGATGGTCGAGCAGGACACCATCGACTGGGGCATGGGCGAGGCGCTGGCCGTCGGCTCGCTGCTCACCGAGGGCCAGGCCGTGCGGCTGGCCGGCCAGGACTCCCGGCGAGGCACCTTCGGCCACCGGCACATGGTCATCGTCGACCGGGCCACGGGCTGGGCGTACAAGCCGCTCAAGCAGTGCTACGACAACGGCGGCAAGCTGTACGTCTACGACTCCCCGCTGTCGGAGTTCGCCGCGGTCGGATTCGAGTACGGCTACTCGGTGGCCCGCCCCGAGGCGCTGGTCATGTGGGAGGGCCAGTTCGGCGACTTCGCCAACGGCGCCCAGACGATCGTCGACGAGTTCATCGCCCCCGGCGAGCAGAAGTGGAACCAGCGGGCCTCTGTGGTGCTGCTGCTCCCGCACGGCTACGAGGGCCAGGGGCCGGACCACTCATCTGCGCGGGTGGAGCGGTACCTGCAGCTGTGCGCCCAGGACAACATGACGGTCGCCATGCCGTCGACGCCGGCGTCGTACTTCCACCTGCTGCGCTGGCAGGTCCACTCCCGCTACCGGCGTCCGCTGATCGTCTTCACCCCGAAGTCGATGCTGCGGCTAAAGGCCGCGGCGTCTCCGATGGCCGACTTCACCAGCGGCCACTTCCGCACCGTCTTGCAGGACACCGCGGCCGACCCGCAGTCGGTCCGCCGGGTGGTCCTGTGCAGCGGCAAGGTCTACTACGACCTGGAGGCGGAACGGCAGGCCAAGGGCATCACCGACACCGCCATCGTCCGGGTCGAGCGGCTGTACCCGCTGGCCACCCGCAGCATCCCGGAGGCCCTCGCCGCCTTCCCGCACGCCCAGGAGGTCCGCTGGGTGCAGGAGGAGCCGGCCAACCAGGGTGCCTGGCCGTTCATGGCCCTCAACCTGCCCGAGGTGATCGGCCGGCCGCTGGTGCCCGTGACCCGGCCGGCGTCGTCGTCCCCCGCGGTCGGCTCACACCACTGGCACGACACCGAGCAGCGCGCGATCGTCGAGGCGGCGTTCGCGGACTCGATCGGGTAG
- a CDS encoding ABC transporter permease — MTGLLRAELLKIRSTRMWWGLLVGALVFVAIQVVALILVSGQQGAPSLDQGSTVRTIWASAGTGSTFALVLGILGMTTEYRHMTITATFLATPRRGRVIAAKLVAHAAFGVVFGVAGAALTAALAVPLLAMKGAPAIPTSTILQVLGAAVVGVAVYAVVGVGVGSFVRNQVAAIVAALVWVFLVESLIITLLPQVGKWLPGGAANAMMQATSNRGSLLEPWAGGLLFLAYGLAFAALAAVTTQRRDIT; from the coding sequence GTGACCGGGCTGCTGCGCGCCGAGCTGCTCAAGATCCGCAGCACCCGGATGTGGTGGGGCCTGCTGGTCGGCGCGCTCGTCTTCGTCGCCATCCAGGTGGTGGCGCTCATCCTCGTCTCCGGCCAGCAGGGCGCTCCGAGCCTCGACCAGGGCTCCACCGTCCGCACCATCTGGGCCAGCGCCGGGACTGGCTCCACGTTCGCGCTGGTCCTCGGCATCCTCGGGATGACCACCGAGTACCGGCACATGACCATCACCGCGACCTTCCTGGCCACCCCCCGGCGCGGCCGGGTCATCGCGGCCAAGCTGGTCGCCCACGCGGCCTTCGGGGTGGTCTTCGGGGTGGCCGGCGCCGCACTCACCGCGGCGCTCGCGGTGCCTCTGCTGGCGATGAAGGGGGCTCCCGCCATCCCGACGTCCACGATCCTTCAGGTCCTCGGCGCCGCGGTGGTCGGAGTCGCGGTCTACGCCGTGGTGGGGGTGGGCGTGGGCTCGTTCGTCCGCAATCAGGTGGCCGCCATCGTCGCCGCCCTGGTGTGGGTCTTCCTGGTGGAGTCGCTGATCATCACCCTTCTCCCACAGGTCGGCAAGTGGCTGCCCGGGGGGGCTGCCAACGCGATGATGCAGGCCACGAGTAACCGGGGCAGCCTGCTCGAACCGTGGGCCGGCGGCCTGCTGTTCCTCGCCTACGGGCTGGCCTTCGCCGCGCTGGCCGCGGTCACCACGCAGCGCCGCGACATCACCTGA
- a CDS encoding DUF6104 family protein encodes MYFTDRGLEELAARRGEESVSFDWLAERLRTFVDLNPEFEVPVERLATWLARLDDEDDE; translated from the coding sequence GTGTACTTCACCGACCGGGGCCTCGAGGAGCTCGCCGCCCGCCGCGGCGAGGAGTCGGTCTCCTTCGACTGGCTGGCCGAGCGGCTGCGAACCTTCGTCGACCTCAACCCCGAGTTCGAGGTTCCGGTCGAGCGGCTGGCCACCTGGCTGGCCCGCCTGGACGACGAGGACGACGAGTAG